The following proteins are co-located in the Citrobacter freundii ATCC 8090 = MTCC 1658 = NBRC 12681 genome:
- a CDS encoding type II toxin-antitoxin system HipA family toxin, whose product MLEQVDVFYEGWGEKWLWGKLVSSSALTGRPLIAFEYSEDAIRKGLELSRLRLPLNGPRLRRDFPAHQLGLPGPVYDSLPDGWGMLLMDRLFKRRGLNAARIGPLERLTWVGNNAMGAMTFRPVQSDVETLSKEDVPLEQLASEVQEVLSGEGGEFLQKLLQMGGSPQGARPKALLYRDSVTSKFTTAPLPESESWLIKFPARHEHAEVCAIEAVYAECLRQCGITTPDTAYFNLPDGQAAFATRRFDRDQSVRIPMQSLAAFTGANYQIPGALDYRDFLRATQICTNDVREKAKAFERVVFNVAFNNRDDHPKNFAYLMSAAGNWTLAPAYDVTWCEGPGGYHQMDVLGEALDIERKHLQQLGVQEAELSAEHVNAIIDKICHHATALSVTAKDKYADQITQTTLNTIQKQINDNVRRLMSL is encoded by the coding sequence ATGCTTGAGCAAGTCGATGTCTTTTATGAAGGCTGGGGTGAAAAATGGTTGTGGGGAAAACTGGTGTCTTCCTCAGCCCTGACCGGACGCCCGTTGATCGCCTTTGAATACAGTGAAGACGCTATACGTAAGGGGCTGGAGCTGTCCCGGTTAAGGTTACCGCTGAACGGTCCTCGTTTACGCAGGGATTTCCCGGCTCATCAGTTGGGATTACCAGGACCCGTGTACGATTCGCTACCTGATGGTTGGGGTATGCTGTTGATGGATCGTTTATTTAAACGCCGTGGACTCAACGCAGCGCGCATAGGACCTCTGGAGAGGTTAACCTGGGTCGGCAATAACGCAATGGGCGCCATGACGTTCCGGCCCGTTCAGTCAGATGTCGAGACGCTTTCAAAAGAGGATGTTCCTCTCGAACAACTGGCATCTGAGGTTCAGGAAGTCCTGAGCGGCGAAGGCGGGGAATTCTTGCAAAAACTGCTCCAGATGGGCGGTTCACCGCAAGGGGCCAGGCCAAAAGCGTTACTTTATCGTGACAGTGTCACGTCAAAGTTCACCACTGCGCCCCTCCCGGAGAGCGAAAGCTGGTTGATTAAATTTCCTGCCAGGCATGAGCATGCTGAGGTATGTGCCATCGAAGCGGTGTATGCTGAATGTTTGCGGCAATGCGGGATCACTACGCCTGATACCGCGTATTTTAATCTGCCTGACGGGCAGGCGGCATTTGCTACCCGCCGTTTCGACCGTGACCAGTCGGTCCGTATTCCTATGCAGAGCCTGGCGGCATTTACCGGTGCAAATTACCAGATACCCGGTGCTTTAGATTACCGGGATTTTCTGCGCGCCACACAGATTTGTACCAATGATGTCAGAGAAAAAGCGAAAGCGTTCGAACGCGTGGTTTTCAACGTGGCATTTAACAACCGCGATGACCATCCCAAAAACTTTGCCTATTTAATGTCAGCCGCAGGAAACTGGACTTTGGCTCCGGCTTACGACGTGACCTGGTGCGAAGGACCCGGCGGGTATCATCAAATGGACGTGCTGGGAGAAGCGCTGGATATCGAAAGAAAGCACCTGCAGCAGCTTGGCGTACAGGAAGCTGAGCTATCAGCTGAGCATGTGAACGCTATAATCGACAAGATCTGCCACCATGCAACAGCGTTAAGCGTTACAGCCAAAGACAAATACGCCGATCAGATAACACAAACTACGCTGAATACGATACAGAAACAGATTAATGATAATGTCCGCCGGTTAATGTCCCTGTGA
- the hdeB gene encoding acid-activated periplasmic chaperone HdeB yields MNKFSLSTAGILVAALLTSVSVNAATDNAKTEVTPKGMNCQEFIDLNPQTMAPVAFWVLNEDEDFKGGDYVDYNETVTTAVPLTVELCKKYPQSELSKIKDEIKKELSK; encoded by the coding sequence ATGAATAAATTCTCCCTTTCTACAGCAGGTATTCTGGTCGCAGCGCTGTTAACCAGTGTCAGCGTCAATGCAGCAACTGATAACGCTAAAACTGAAGTGACTCCGAAAGGCATGAACTGTCAGGAGTTTATTGATTTGAACCCACAAACTATGGCTCCGGTGGCCTTCTGGGTGCTCAATGAAGACGAAGACTTCAAAGGTGGCGATTACGTAGACTATAACGAAACCGTTACGACTGCAGTTCCTCTGACCGTTGAACTTTGTAAGAAATATCCGCAGAGCGAATTAAGTAAAATAAAAGACGAAATCAAAAAAGAATTATCTAAATAA
- a CDS encoding helix-turn-helix domain-containing protein, protein MDLTLNTAADIVKLLCDRLRKERLAQQMTQADVAARSGVGVNTVSNLEAGKNVGFENLVKVAMVLGYGDALEGLFKPRIDSLDDILRYEKSAARQRVKRKNTDA, encoded by the coding sequence ATGGATTTAACGCTCAATACAGCAGCCGATATCGTCAAACTACTTTGCGACAGATTGCGTAAGGAACGGCTCGCGCAGCAAATGACGCAGGCAGATGTTGCCGCGCGTTCAGGTGTCGGTGTGAATACCGTTTCGAATCTGGAGGCCGGTAAAAATGTAGGATTTGAGAATCTGGTCAAAGTCGCGATGGTGTTAGGCTATGGTGACGCGCTGGAGGGCTTATTCAAACCCAGGATCGACAGTCTGGATGATATTTTGCGTTACGAGAAGAGCGCGGCACGCCAGCGGGTGAAAAGGAAAAATACTGATGCTTGA
- a CDS encoding ABC transporter permease, giving the protein MTFWSILRQRCWGLILVVIGVCVITFIISHLIPGDPARLLAGDRASDEIVENIRQQLGLNQPLYVQFFRYVSDIFHGDLGTSIRTGRPVLDELRIFFPATLELAFCSLLLALVIGIPLGILSAVWRNRWLDHLVRLMAITGISTPAFWLGLGVIVLFYGHLQILPGGGRLDDWLDPPAHVTGFYLIDALLEGNGEVFFNALQHLILPSLTLAFVHLGIVARQIRSAMLEQLSEDYIRTARASGLPGWYIVLCYALPNALIPSITVLGLALGDLLYGAVLTETVFAWPGMGAWVVTSIQALDFPAVMGFAVVVSFAYVLVNLVVDLLYLWVDPRIGRGGAE; this is encoded by the coding sequence ATGACGTTCTGGAGTATTTTACGCCAGCGATGCTGGGGACTTATTCTGGTGGTTATCGGTGTTTGCGTAATCACCTTTATTATTTCACATCTGATACCTGGCGACCCCGCACGGCTGCTGGCGGGCGACCGCGCCAGCGATGAAATTGTCGAAAATATTCGCCAACAGCTGGGGCTGAATCAACCGCTGTATGTCCAGTTTTTTCGCTATGTCAGCGACATTTTTCACGGCGATTTAGGCACCTCCATTCGCACCGGGCGTCCGGTACTGGATGAACTGCGCATTTTCTTCCCCGCTACCCTTGAGCTGGCTTTCTGCTCTTTGTTGCTGGCGCTGGTGATAGGTATCCCGCTGGGTATTTTATCTGCGGTCTGGCGTAACCGCTGGCTTGATCACCTTGTTCGGCTAATGGCAATTACCGGTATCTCCACGCCAGCATTCTGGCTGGGGCTGGGGGTTATCGTGCTGTTTTACGGTCATCTGCAAATTTTACCCGGCGGTGGACGTTTAGACGACTGGCTGGATCCACCTGCTCACGTCACCGGGTTCTACCTGATTGATGCACTGCTGGAAGGCAACGGCGAAGTCTTTTTCAATGCGCTTCAGCACCTGATTTTACCGTCGTTGACACTGGCTTTTGTACATCTTGGGATCGTTGCCCGCCAGATTCGTTCCGCCATGCTGGAGCAACTGAGTGAAGATTACATTCGTACCGCCCGCGCCAGCGGGTTACCGGGCTGGTACATCGTGCTGTGCTATGCATTGCCTAACGCTCTCATCCCATCAATCACCGTCCTCGGCCTGGCGCTGGGCGATCTGCTCTACGGTGCGGTATTGACCGAAACGGTCTTTGCCTGGCCAGGCATGGGCGCTTGGGTGGTGACCTCAATTCAGGCACTCGACTTCCCGGCGGTAATGGGATTTGCCGTGGTGGTCTCGTTCGCCTATGTGCTGGTCAACCTGGTGGTGGATTTGCTCTATTTGTGGGTAGATCCTCGAATTGGACGTGGAGGTGCTGAATGA
- the ddpC gene encoding D,D-dipeptide ABC transporter permease, with product MMLTQEMPTAPQTARRRTDWAKLFWMMKSSPLTLVGGVIIVLILLLMVLSPWITPHDPNAINLSARLLPPSAAHWFGTDEVGRDLFSRVLVGSQQSVVAGLVVVGIAGGLGSLLGCLSGVMGGRADAIIMRMMDIMLSIPSLVLTMALAAALGPSLFNAMLAIAIVRIPFYVRLARGQTLVVRQFSYVQAARTYGASRWHLISWHILRNSLPPLIVQASLDIGSAILMAATLGFIGLGAQQPSAEWGAMVAIGRNYVLDQWWYCAFPGAAILITAVGFNLFGDGIRDLLDPKAGGKQS from the coding sequence ATGATGCTCACACAAGAAATGCCGACCGCCCCTCAGACAGCACGCCGCCGCACGGACTGGGCCAAACTGTTCTGGATGATGAAAAGTAGCCCGCTGACGCTGGTTGGCGGGGTCATCATCGTATTGATACTGCTGCTGATGGTGCTGTCGCCGTGGATAACGCCACACGATCCTAATGCCATCAATTTGAGTGCGCGCCTGCTGCCCCCGTCAGCCGCTCACTGGTTTGGTACCGATGAAGTTGGCCGCGATCTGTTCAGCCGCGTTCTGGTAGGAAGTCAGCAGTCGGTCGTTGCGGGTCTGGTGGTGGTGGGTATCGCCGGGGGATTGGGATCACTGCTGGGCTGCTTGTCGGGTGTCATGGGCGGCCGCGCCGACGCGATAATTATGCGGATGATGGACATTATGCTGTCCATTCCTTCGCTGGTGCTGACGATGGCGTTGGCCGCCGCGCTGGGCCCCAGCCTGTTTAACGCCATGCTGGCGATTGCCATCGTCCGTATCCCTTTCTATGTACGCCTCGCCCGCGGTCAGACGTTAGTGGTGCGCCAGTTTAGCTATGTACAGGCTGCCCGGACCTACGGCGCTTCACGCTGGCATCTGATTAGCTGGCACATTTTACGCAATTCTCTGCCGCCACTCATTGTGCAGGCATCGCTGGATATCGGCAGTGCGATCCTGATGGCTGCCACGCTCGGGTTTATCGGTCTGGGCGCGCAGCAACCCAGCGCTGAGTGGGGCGCGATGGTCGCAATTGGCCGCAATTACGTGCTTGATCAGTGGTGGTATTGTGCTTTTCCCGGCGCCGCCATTCTGATTACCGCCGTGGGCTTTAATCTCTTTGGCGATGGTATTCGCGATCTGCTTGATCCGAAAGCCGGAGGAAAACAGTCATGA
- a CDS encoding methyl-accepting chemotaxis protein → MAWYPTRISTRLTIGGILLLAVTTIVIVVIMLWRGQPRVVEINTALIEETGQGLTRQLSTVLSRIEGETVSLSRLAEVLPNDESLYQSVVPHLIGEGKYSIITGGGIWPEPDAFTAGVEKRSFFWARNAEGKLVYSNDYNVEGSSGYHNESWYQHAKGQSQNNCLWSDVYQDASSGVNMVTCSVPYQQAGKFAGVATTDIRLDNVATFMQQQGNSTGGYAFVVDKQGQILYFPQADLAKHKTINDLAQSAQWLIPVQNGLKSLRPTDGVKTITLENDLVLNTASQVMLFPMPDTGWVVGLVTPESRIVGLAKVMMQDVLEVLIPIMTLLLVGSWLVVRRLISRLDDTRQALDDIAQGEGDLTRRLDVRGKDEISAIAEAFNLFVDKISAILITVRSSSTVVANNAVSLADSNMELSSRVTQQAAALEESSAAMEQLNATVHQNASNTQLADELSDNTAQTANRCGDVMQGVISTMDNVSASSGRMVEIVAVIDSIAFQTNILALNAAVEAARAGDAGRGFAVVASEVRTLAQRSATAAQEIKALIDESVSHVGSGSQQIHTAGERLGELVSNVRQVRQLMGEIRVAGEEQRKGVSEVTLAVTEMDSTVQQNASLIDDAAARTQALKEEAEQLALLVSSFRLPEPSVA, encoded by the coding sequence ATGGCCTGGTATCCTACTCGTATTTCAACGCGTTTAACCATCGGCGGCATTCTGCTGCTTGCAGTAACGACTATTGTTATCGTGGTGATTATGCTCTGGCGTGGTCAGCCGCGCGTCGTTGAAATCAACACCGCCCTGATCGAAGAAACAGGGCAAGGTTTAACCCGTCAGTTGAGTACCGTATTGTCCCGAATTGAAGGTGAGACTGTCAGCCTGTCGCGACTGGCTGAAGTGTTGCCTAACGATGAATCTCTGTATCAAAGCGTCGTTCCGCATCTGATTGGTGAAGGTAAATACTCGATTATTACCGGCGGCGGCATCTGGCCAGAACCAGACGCCTTCACCGCAGGTGTGGAGAAAAGAAGCTTTTTCTGGGCGCGTAATGCCGAAGGGAAGCTTGTCTATTCCAACGATTATAACGTCGAAGGATCAAGCGGATACCACAATGAAAGCTGGTATCAGCACGCCAAAGGGCAATCACAAAACAACTGCCTATGGTCTGATGTTTACCAGGATGCCAGTTCAGGCGTCAACATGGTGACATGCAGCGTGCCTTATCAGCAGGCGGGCAAGTTTGCCGGTGTCGCTACCACCGATATCCGTCTGGATAACGTCGCAACTTTCATGCAGCAGCAGGGCAACAGTACTGGCGGTTACGCGTTTGTGGTAGACAAGCAGGGACAAATTCTCTATTTCCCGCAGGCCGACCTGGCCAAACATAAAACCATTAACGATCTGGCGCAAAGCGCGCAGTGGCTTATCCCGGTGCAAAATGGTCTGAAATCTTTGCGCCCGACAGATGGGGTGAAGACCATAACGCTGGAAAATGATCTCGTCCTGAATACAGCGTCACAGGTCATGCTGTTCCCGATGCCAGATACCGGCTGGGTCGTAGGGCTTGTGACACCAGAATCACGTATTGTCGGTCTTGCCAAAGTGATGATGCAGGACGTTCTGGAGGTATTGATCCCTATCATGACGCTGTTGCTGGTGGGATCATGGCTGGTGGTTCGTCGACTAATTTCACGTCTCGATGATACTCGTCAGGCTCTTGATGACATCGCGCAGGGAGAAGGTGATCTTACCCGTCGCCTGGATGTTCGCGGCAAAGATGAGATTTCGGCTATCGCCGAGGCGTTTAACCTGTTCGTCGATAAAATCTCGGCCATCCTGATCACCGTCAGAAGCAGTAGCACAGTGGTGGCGAATAACGCCGTTAGCCTGGCTGACAGTAATATGGAGCTTTCATCTCGCGTAACGCAGCAGGCCGCTGCGCTGGAAGAGAGTTCAGCGGCTATGGAGCAGTTAAATGCGACCGTTCATCAAAACGCCAGTAATACACAGTTGGCGGATGAGCTATCCGATAACACAGCGCAAACGGCCAACCGTTGCGGTGATGTGATGCAAGGCGTTATCTCTACGATGGATAATGTCAGCGCCTCATCCGGCAGAATGGTGGAAATTGTCGCTGTCATCGACAGCATTGCGTTCCAGACCAATATTCTCGCCCTGAATGCCGCGGTTGAAGCCGCCAGAGCGGGTGATGCTGGCAGAGGGTTTGCCGTCGTGGCCTCCGAAGTGCGCACGCTGGCTCAGCGCAGTGCCACCGCCGCCCAGGAAATTAAAGCGTTGATTGATGAATCCGTTTCTCATGTTGGTAGCGGAAGTCAGCAAATTCACACTGCCGGCGAACGTCTGGGAGAACTGGTCAGCAATGTGCGTCAGGTACGCCAGTTGATGGGGGAAATACGCGTTGCGGGTGAAGAACAGCGTAAAGGTGTTTCCGAAGTTACGCTCGCCGTTACCGAAATGGACAGCACCGTTCAGCAGAATGCCTCGTTAATTGATGATGCCGCAGCACGGACGCAGGCGCTGAAAGAGGAGGCGGAACAGCTGGCATTGCTGGTCTCTTCTTTCAGATTACCTGAGCCTTCCGTTGCCTGA
- a CDS encoding MurR/RpiR family transcriptional regulator — translation MTAKPELFTRIEQTFSQLTPSEKRVAGWLLAHAVQIPFETADGIAKATGTSGITVGRYLRKLGFRNLEDAKASLRELPVVPYQPWGMNERLDSWHQQQSLPDRAHQSLLLEIDAITHVYQLAQGETFLRIAQQLAHAEAVYILGIQSTRGIANAFFSHLEYLRPKVSYSEGLSGSWVESLNSGFSQPYVVITDMRAYSAISRQYCRVATERCIPLALITDVWCPWARDYSIDLLQVKTDTGHFWDSLAPVSCLFNLLLSAVVAQLGDALAGRLQTNRQLQQQFGQFEQ, via the coding sequence ATGACAGCCAAACCAGAGTTATTTACCCGCATAGAGCAAACCTTTAGCCAGCTGACGCCCAGCGAAAAGCGCGTGGCTGGGTGGCTGTTGGCCCATGCTGTGCAGATCCCATTTGAAACCGCGGATGGCATCGCGAAAGCAACCGGAACCAGCGGCATTACCGTCGGACGTTATCTGCGTAAACTGGGCTTTCGTAACCTGGAGGATGCAAAAGCCAGTCTGCGTGAGCTGCCTGTAGTTCCGTATCAGCCCTGGGGAATGAATGAACGACTGGATTCCTGGCACCAGCAACAAAGCCTGCCAGATCGGGCGCACCAGTCGCTGTTACTGGAAATCGACGCCATTACCCACGTCTACCAACTTGCTCAGGGTGAGACGTTTCTACGCATTGCACAGCAGTTGGCGCATGCGGAAGCCGTGTACATCCTCGGGATCCAGTCCACACGCGGGATCGCTAACGCCTTTTTTAGTCACCTGGAATATCTGCGACCTAAAGTCAGCTACTCCGAAGGCCTTTCCGGCAGTTGGGTAGAGTCGCTGAACTCGGGATTCAGCCAGCCTTACGTGGTTATTACCGATATGCGCGCCTACTCCGCTATTTCGCGACAATATTGCCGTGTCGCCACTGAACGCTGCATTCCGCTGGCGCTAATTACCGATGTGTGGTGCCCATGGGCCAGGGATTATTCCATTGATTTGCTTCAGGTAAAAACCGACACCGGACATTTCTGGGACTCACTGGCACCGGTGAGCTGTCTGTTCAACTTATTACTTTCTGCGGTGGTGGCGCAACTGGGTGACGCCCTCGCAGGACGCCTGCAAACTAATCGCCAGTTACAACAACAATTTGGTCAATTCGAACAATAA
- a CDS encoding ABC transporter substrate-binding protein, with translation MKTTPALNAFFRPALIAVALAVALPAAQAAVPKDMLVIGKAADPQTLDPAVTIDNNDWTVTYPSYQRLVQYKTDGGKGSTEVEGDLASGWKASDDQKEWTFTLKNDAKFADGTPVTADAVKQSFERLLKIGQGPAEAFPKDLKVEAIDNTTVKFTLSQPFAPFLYTLANDGASIINPAILKEHAADDARGFLAQNTAGSGPFMLKSWQKGQQLVLVPNPHYAGTKPTFKRVSVKIIGESASRRLQLSRGDIDIADALPVDQLAALKQEGKVNVADYPSLRVTYLYLNNSKAPLNQVDLRRAISWATDYKGIVNGILSGNGKQMRGPIPEGMWGFDDKAMQYSFDEAKAKAAWDKVATKPESLSFLYSDNDPNWEPIALATQASLGKLGIKVKLEKLANATMRDRVGKGDYDIAIGNWSPDFADPYMFMNYWFESDKKGLPGNRSFYENSEVDKLLRSALATTDQVARTNDYQQAQTIVIDEAAYVYLFQKNYQLAMNKDVKGFVFNPMLEQVFNISTMSK, from the coding sequence ATGAAGACTACACCTGCGTTAAACGCTTTTTTCCGCCCCGCTCTGATAGCCGTTGCGTTAGCGGTAGCCCTGCCCGCCGCGCAGGCTGCTGTTCCCAAAGATATGTTAGTGATTGGTAAAGCCGCCGATCCGCAGACGCTCGATCCCGCTGTGACCATAGATAACAATGACTGGACGGTCACCTATCCCTCTTACCAGCGGTTGGTTCAGTACAAAACAGATGGTGGTAAAGGTTCCACGGAAGTTGAAGGCGATTTAGCCAGCGGCTGGAAAGCCTCGGACGACCAGAAAGAGTGGACGTTTACCCTGAAAAACGATGCCAAATTCGCCGACGGAACACCGGTGACGGCTGATGCGGTAAAGCAATCCTTCGAACGATTGCTCAAGATTGGTCAGGGACCTGCGGAGGCTTTCCCGAAAGATCTGAAGGTTGAGGCCATTGATAACACCACGGTGAAGTTTACCCTCAGCCAGCCGTTTGCTCCGTTTCTGTATACGCTGGCAAATGACGGTGCCTCAATCATTAACCCGGCCATCTTAAAAGAGCATGCCGCAGACGATGCCCGCGGATTCCTGGCACAGAACACGGCAGGCTCTGGTCCCTTCATGCTGAAGAGTTGGCAAAAGGGACAACAACTGGTGCTGGTGCCTAACCCGCATTATGCCGGTACAAAACCGACGTTTAAGCGCGTCTCAGTCAAAATCATTGGCGAAAGCGCCTCCCGTCGCCTGCAACTGTCCCGTGGCGATATCGACATTGCCGATGCGCTTCCTGTTGACCAGCTTGCTGCTTTAAAACAGGAAGGCAAAGTGAACGTGGCGGATTATCCCTCATTGCGCGTGACTTATCTGTATCTCAACAACAGTAAGGCCCCGCTCAATCAGGTGGATTTACGCCGCGCTATCTCGTGGGCCACCGATTATAAAGGCATTGTCAACGGGATCCTGAGCGGCAATGGAAAGCAAATGCGTGGCCCAATCCCCGAAGGCATGTGGGGTTTTGACGATAAGGCCATGCAGTACAGCTTCGATGAAGCCAAAGCCAAAGCAGCGTGGGACAAAGTTGCCACCAAACCTGAAAGCCTGAGCTTCCTGTACTCAGATAATGATCCAAACTGGGAACCTATCGCGCTCGCTACCCAGGCAAGCCTTGGCAAACTGGGCATTAAGGTGAAGCTGGAAAAACTGGCGAACGCCACCATGCGTGACCGCGTGGGCAAAGGCGATTACGACATTGCCATTGGCAACTGGAGTCCGGATTTTGCCGACCCGTACATGTTTATGAACTACTGGTTTGAGTCAGATAAGAAAGGCTTGCCGGGTAACCGTTCGTTCTATGAAAACAGTGAGGTCGATAAGCTGCTACGTAGCGCGCTGGCTACGACCGATCAGGTGGCCAGAACCAATGACTACCAGCAGGCGCAAACCATCGTGATTGATGAAGCGGCCTACGTCTATTTATTCCAGAAAAACTATCAGTTGGCGATGAACAAAGACGTCAAAGGATTTGTATTCAACCCCATGCTGGAACAGGTCTTCAATATCTCCACCATGAGTAAATAA
- the ddpX gene encoding D-alanyl-D-alanine dipeptidase has translation MSELPELVDLSVIFPSLHIDLKYATADNITGAPIYREARCLLHTEAVTALAKSISIAQLAGLSLVVYDAYRPQQAQAILWNACPDPQYVVDVAIGSNHSRGTAIDVTLMDDRGHLLDMGAGFDEMHDRSHAWHPSVPPAAQRNRLLLNAIMFGGGFVGINSEWWHFELPDAARYPLLDDQIDCYTVTSITTQHPL, from the coding sequence ATGTCAGAACTCCCAGAACTGGTCGATCTGTCGGTGATATTTCCGTCGCTGCATATCGATCTTAAATACGCTACTGCCGACAACATTACCGGCGCACCTATCTACAGGGAAGCGCGTTGCCTGTTGCACACCGAGGCGGTAACCGCGCTGGCAAAAAGCATCAGCATTGCGCAACTGGCGGGCTTGTCGCTGGTGGTGTACGACGCGTATCGCCCCCAGCAGGCGCAGGCGATACTGTGGAATGCCTGTCCCGACCCGCAATATGTTGTCGATGTTGCCATTGGTTCCAATCACAGTCGGGGTACGGCAATTGACGTCACGTTGATGGACGATCGCGGCCATCTCCTTGATATGGGGGCCGGTTTTGATGAAATGCACGACCGTTCCCATGCCTGGCATCCGTCTGTTCCTCCGGCAGCGCAGCGTAACCGCCTGCTGCTCAATGCCATTATGTTTGGTGGTGGTTTTGTCGGTATTAACAGCGAATGGTGGCATTTTGAATTACCTGATGCCGCCCGTTACCCGCTGCTTGACGATCAAATAGATTGTTACACTGTCACGTCTATAACAACACAACATCCCCTTTAA